The following proteins are encoded in a genomic region of Drosophila willistoni isolate 14030-0811.24 chromosome 3R, UCI_dwil_1.1, whole genome shotgun sequence:
- the LOC6649513 gene encoding oxysterol-binding protein-related protein 8 isoform X5, producing MNLLQRIANWASDNRDGNLADKSAADAAKLNRKESYKAQRKNYRREKKRVASELMNSLQDPAVIVLADWLKVRGTLKSWTKLWCVLKPGLLLIYKSQKTKSSHWVGTVMLTSCQVIERPSKKDGFCFKLFHPLEQSIWAPRGPDKETLGAVVQPLPTAYLIFRAPSQAAGKCWMDALELSLRCSALLLRSNSGTGAAPSNTFVGEPLPVSHETQWSEADYEKHFNDQGKWHPRQYLAPLSADDMEYSRSDSNLPLLQQLYTSAVSNWERTKRLPQFCQMRRTSQSDASGRNAMSKSISLGGTLCESSSSEDDNDEDYDTRVLRAPSSNPGSRPVSAPPDCMLRPRFRLNVKDLDADSQNEAPNATMSGLESDTDTDGAEPDGDVQQDENVNATPCQETTYVPFTEEEFGEQGEQVEELADENKSLIWCIVKQVRPGMDLSKVVLPTFILEPRSFLDKLSDSYYHADILSKAVQEDDAFTRMKLIVQWYLSSFYKKPKGLKKPYNPILGETFRCYWQHPSGSRTFYIAEQVSHHPPVSAFYVTNREDGFSITCSILAKSKFYGNSTSAVLEGAATMTLLPRGECYTASTPYAHCKGILMGTLSMELGGKINIECENTGYRTELEFKLKPFLGGSDATNVVVGKIKLGKETLATLQGHWDKEIRLKDVKTGEESLLFKADAEMRSKRLIRHLVPVDLQLPTESQRLWSRVSDAIAREDQVAATEEKTVLEERQRAAAKERAANDISYDPTFFELDSYGQWVYKYADLRPWDTRNDVRQYECDYKVITLTRHKSVPIVHGAEIQHPLRASLETVARPHRQSSITGGSKSAVAAKAKNKSLVLAPRDTNSDSSQSPQGAVKRGSSIKQLTLAVDQLNRVLDVHTRKLNEISQRLERMQYAPTPNTMSGHLLGGGVAQSTVYKSIIYALIGLTVSLLLRWLFK from the exons ATGAATCTTCTACAAA GGATTGCCAATTGGGCCTCAGATAACCGTGATGGAAACCTGGCTGATAAG TCAGCTGCCGATGCTGCCAAACTCAATCGAAAGGAGTCCTACAAGGCACAGCGTAAAAACTATAGACGAGAAAAGAAACGTGTGGCCAGTGAGCTGATGAATTCCCTGCAGGATCCGGCTGTGATTGTTCTGGCCGATTGGCTAAAG GTACGCGGCACACTCAAGTCATGGACAAAGCTCTGGTGTGTGTTGAAGCCAGGATTGCTGTTGATCTACAAGAGTCAAAAGACCAAGAGCAGTCATTGGGTGGGCACAGTCATGTTAACCTCATGTCAGGTGATTGAGAGGCCCAGCAAAAAGGATGGCTTCTGCTTTAAACTGTTTCATCCGCTCGAACAATCCATATGGGCACCACGTGGCCCAGATAAGGAAACTTTGG GAGCCGTTGTGCAACCGCTGCCAACAGCTTACTTAATATTCCGAGCGCCCAGTCAGGCAGCTGGGAAATGTTGGATGGATGCCCTAGAATTGTCATTGCGCTGTTCGGCCTTGTTGTTGCGTTCAAATAGTGGGACTGGAGCAGCACCGTCTAATACATTTGTGGGCGAACCATTGCCCGTCTCGCATGAGACACAATGGTCGGAGGCGGACTATGAGAAACACTTCAATGATCAGGGTAAGTGGCATCCCCGACAATATTTGGCGCCCTTGTCGGCAGACGACATGGAATATTCGCGTTCCGATAGCAAtttgccattgctgcagcagctgTACACCAGCGCGGTGAGCAATTGGGAGCGTACCAAGCGGTTGCCTCAGTTCTGTCAAATGCGGAGAACATCTCAAAGCGATGCCTCGGGTCGAAATGCAATGAGTAAGTCCATTTCCCTGGGAGGAACTCTATGTGAGAGTAGCTCCAGTGAAGATGACAATGATGAGGATTATGATACCCGCGTATTGCGTGCTCCATCTAGTAATCCTGGTTCCCGGCCTGTCAGTGCTCCGCCTGATTGTATGCTGCGTCCACGTTTCCGACTGAATGTGAAGG aTCTGGACGCGGACAGTCAGAATGAGGCGCCAAATGCCACCATGTCGGGATTGGAGTCAGATACCGATACGGATGGAGCGGAGCCCGATGGAGATGTGCAGCAGGATGAGAATGTGAATGCGACGCCTTGTCAAGAGACTACCTATGTGCCCTTTACCGAAGAGGAGTTTGGCGAG CAAGGAGAGCAGGTCGAGGAGCTGGCGGATGAGAATAAGAGCCTTATCTGGTGCATTGTCAAACAGGTGCGTCCTGGGATGGATTTAAGCAAAGTTGTGTTGCCCACATTTATCTTGGAACCGCGCTCGTTTCTGGACAAGCTTTCTGACTCTTATTACCATGCGGACATACTCTCAAA GGCAGTGCAAGAAGATGATGCCTTCACCAGAATGAAACTAATTGTGCAATGGTATCTCTCGAGCTTCTATAAGAAGCCCAAGGGACTGAAGAAACCATATAATCCCATATTGGGTGAAACGTTTCGCTGCTATTGGCAGCATCCTAGTGGCAGTCGGACCTTTTACATTGCCGAGCAAGTGTCACATCATCCACCCGTGTCGGCTTTCTATGTGACTAACCGCGAGGATGGCTTCAGCATCACCTGTTCCATTCTGGCGAAATCGAAGTTCTACGGCAATAGCACATCGGCTGTCCTTGAGGGGGCGGCCACGATGACGTTATTGCCGCGCGGCGAATGTTATACAGCATCCACGCCCTATGCCCATTGCAAGGGCATTTTAATGGGCACGCTGTCCATGGAACTGGGAGGCAAAATCAACATTGAATGCGAGAACACCGGTTACAGGACGGAGCTAGAGTTCAAGCTGAAGCCATTCCTCGGCGGTTCCGATGCGACCAATGTGGTTGTGGGTAAGATCAAGCTAGGCAAAGAGACACTGGCCACCCTGCAGGGCCATTGGGATAAAGAGATTCGACTGAAAGACGTGAAAACGGGCGAGGAATCGCTGCTATTCAAAGCGGATGCTGAAATGCGATCCAAGCGTCTCATCCGGCATCTGGTGCCAGTCGACTTGCAATTGCCTACCGAGTCACAGCGCTTGTGGAGTCGTGTTTCCGATGCCATTGCCCGCGAAGATCAGGTGGCGGCCACAGAGGAGAAAACCGTTTTGGAGGAACGTCAGCGTGCCGCGGCCAAGGAACGGGCTGCTAACGACATTAGCTACGATCCAACATTCTTCGAATTGGACAGCTATGGCCAATGGGTTTACAAGTACGCCGATCTGCGTCCTTGGGATACTCGCAACGATGTGCGCCAATATGAATGTGATTACAAAGTTATCACTTTGACACGCCACAAATCCGTGCCCATTGTCCATGGGGCCGAGATACAACATCCGCTGCGCGCCTCCCTCGAAACGGTGGCTCGCCCACACAGACAATCATCGATAACGGGTGGAAGCAAATCCGCCGTTGCAGCCAAAGCTAAAAATAAGAGTCTAGTTTTAGCACCGCGCGACACCAATTCCGATTCCAGCCAATCGCCCCAGGGAGCTGTCAAGCGTGGTTCCTCCATCAAACA GCTCACGTTGGCTGTTGATCAACTCAATCGTGTTCTGGATGTCCATACGAGGAAACTAAATGAAATTAGCCAGCGATTGGAACGTATGCAATATGCTCCCACACCAAACACAATGAGTGGTCATTTGCTCGGCGGTGGCGTTGCCCAATCCACGGTATACAAGTCCATAATCTATGCCTTGATCGGCCTGACCGTCAGTCTACTCCTTCGTTGGCTGTTCAAGTAA
- the LOC6649513 gene encoding oxysterol-binding protein-related protein 8 isoform X1 codes for MQSQGALPIPMPGAVGGGGGGAAGGSGSGSHTPISATPNPVSAVSGTPTTSSTPIRIGSAKHSAPGGGGDAAVQAVTGGISGSGPTSHSVPGTPQQSSSVPTGSHLQLQAMPSAISMGASNQSLGVSVGAGSSISGISITPPNSAGLRQTATVFDFKFKRRPSLKVLLTKLPSTDSLSNSPAPSSPGIANWASDNRDGNLADKSAADAAKLNRKESYKAQRKNYRREKKRVASELMNSLQDPAVIVLADWLKVRGTLKSWTKLWCVLKPGLLLIYKSQKTKSSHWVGTVMLTSCQVIERPSKKDGFCFKLFHPLEQSIWAPRGPDKETLGAVVQPLPTAYLIFRAPSQAAGKCWMDALELSLRCSALLLRSNSGTGAAPSNTFVGEPLPVSHETQWSEADYEKHFNDQGKWHPRQYLAPLSADDMEYSRSDSNLPLLQQLYTSAVSNWERTKRLPQFCQMRRTSQSDASGRNAMSKSISLGGTLCESSSSEDDNDEDYDTRVLRAPSSNPGSRPVSAPPDCMLRPRFRLNVKDLDADSQNEAPNATMSGLESDTDTDGAEPDGDVQQDENVNATPCQETTYVPFTEEEFGEQGEQVEELADENKSLIWCIVKQVRPGMDLSKVVLPTFILEPRSFLDKLSDSYYHADILSKAVQEDDAFTRMKLIVQWYLSSFYKKPKGLKKPYNPILGETFRCYWQHPSGSRTFYIAEQVSHHPPVSAFYVTNREDGFSITCSILAKSKFYGNSTSAVLEGAATMTLLPRGECYTASTPYAHCKGILMGTLSMELGGKINIECENTGYRTELEFKLKPFLGGSDATNVVVGKIKLGKETLATLQGHWDKEIRLKDVKTGEESLLFKADAEMRSKRLIRHLVPVDLQLPTESQRLWSRVSDAIAREDQVAATEEKTVLEERQRAAAKERAANDISYDPTFFELDSYGQWVYKYADLRPWDTRNDVRQYECDYKVITLTRHKSVPIVHGAEIQHPLRASLETVARPHRQSSITGGSKSAVAAKAKNKSLVLAPRDTNSDSSQSPQGAVKRGSSIKQLTLAVDQLNRVLDVHTRKLNEISQRLERMQYAPTPNTMSGHLLGGGVAQSTVYKSIIYALIGLTVSLLLRWLFK; via the exons ATGCAGTCACAGGGAGCCCTACCTATACCCATGCCTGGAGCAGTAggcggtggaggaggaggagcagcaggaggcagtggcagcggcagcCACACACCAATTAGTGCCACACCGAATCCAGTAAGTGCGGTTAGTGGAACACCGACCACCAGTAGTACACCCATTCGAATTGGCAGTGCCAAACATTCTGCTCCCGGCGGGGGAGGGGATGCTGCTGTGCAAGCGGTAACTGGAGGAATATCTGGATCTGGACCCACTTCTCATTCGGTGCCTGGAACACCCCAGCAATCGAGCAGTGTGCCCACGGGTAGCCATCTCCAATTGCAGGCAATGCCCTCGGCCATATCGATGGGTGCATCGAATCAATCGTTGGGCGTCAGTGTTGGAGCCGGAAGCAGTATTAGCGGCATCAGCATTACGCCACCGAATAGTGCTGGTCTGCGTCAAACGGCGACAG TTTTcgatttcaaattcaaaaggCGACCCTCGCTGAAAGTGCTCCTAACAAAACTGCCCTCCACAGATAGTTTGAGCAACAGTCCGGCGCCATCATCGCCAG GGATTGCCAATTGGGCCTCAGATAACCGTGATGGAAACCTGGCTGATAAG TCAGCTGCCGATGCTGCCAAACTCAATCGAAAGGAGTCCTACAAGGCACAGCGTAAAAACTATAGACGAGAAAAGAAACGTGTGGCCAGTGAGCTGATGAATTCCCTGCAGGATCCGGCTGTGATTGTTCTGGCCGATTGGCTAAAG GTACGCGGCACACTCAAGTCATGGACAAAGCTCTGGTGTGTGTTGAAGCCAGGATTGCTGTTGATCTACAAGAGTCAAAAGACCAAGAGCAGTCATTGGGTGGGCACAGTCATGTTAACCTCATGTCAGGTGATTGAGAGGCCCAGCAAAAAGGATGGCTTCTGCTTTAAACTGTTTCATCCGCTCGAACAATCCATATGGGCACCACGTGGCCCAGATAAGGAAACTTTGG GAGCCGTTGTGCAACCGCTGCCAACAGCTTACTTAATATTCCGAGCGCCCAGTCAGGCAGCTGGGAAATGTTGGATGGATGCCCTAGAATTGTCATTGCGCTGTTCGGCCTTGTTGTTGCGTTCAAATAGTGGGACTGGAGCAGCACCGTCTAATACATTTGTGGGCGAACCATTGCCCGTCTCGCATGAGACACAATGGTCGGAGGCGGACTATGAGAAACACTTCAATGATCAGGGTAAGTGGCATCCCCGACAATATTTGGCGCCCTTGTCGGCAGACGACATGGAATATTCGCGTTCCGATAGCAAtttgccattgctgcagcagctgTACACCAGCGCGGTGAGCAATTGGGAGCGTACCAAGCGGTTGCCTCAGTTCTGTCAAATGCGGAGAACATCTCAAAGCGATGCCTCGGGTCGAAATGCAATGAGTAAGTCCATTTCCCTGGGAGGAACTCTATGTGAGAGTAGCTCCAGTGAAGATGACAATGATGAGGATTATGATACCCGCGTATTGCGTGCTCCATCTAGTAATCCTGGTTCCCGGCCTGTCAGTGCTCCGCCTGATTGTATGCTGCGTCCACGTTTCCGACTGAATGTGAAGG aTCTGGACGCGGACAGTCAGAATGAGGCGCCAAATGCCACCATGTCGGGATTGGAGTCAGATACCGATACGGATGGAGCGGAGCCCGATGGAGATGTGCAGCAGGATGAGAATGTGAATGCGACGCCTTGTCAAGAGACTACCTATGTGCCCTTTACCGAAGAGGAGTTTGGCGAG CAAGGAGAGCAGGTCGAGGAGCTGGCGGATGAGAATAAGAGCCTTATCTGGTGCATTGTCAAACAGGTGCGTCCTGGGATGGATTTAAGCAAAGTTGTGTTGCCCACATTTATCTTGGAACCGCGCTCGTTTCTGGACAAGCTTTCTGACTCTTATTACCATGCGGACATACTCTCAAA GGCAGTGCAAGAAGATGATGCCTTCACCAGAATGAAACTAATTGTGCAATGGTATCTCTCGAGCTTCTATAAGAAGCCCAAGGGACTGAAGAAACCATATAATCCCATATTGGGTGAAACGTTTCGCTGCTATTGGCAGCATCCTAGTGGCAGTCGGACCTTTTACATTGCCGAGCAAGTGTCACATCATCCACCCGTGTCGGCTTTCTATGTGACTAACCGCGAGGATGGCTTCAGCATCACCTGTTCCATTCTGGCGAAATCGAAGTTCTACGGCAATAGCACATCGGCTGTCCTTGAGGGGGCGGCCACGATGACGTTATTGCCGCGCGGCGAATGTTATACAGCATCCACGCCCTATGCCCATTGCAAGGGCATTTTAATGGGCACGCTGTCCATGGAACTGGGAGGCAAAATCAACATTGAATGCGAGAACACCGGTTACAGGACGGAGCTAGAGTTCAAGCTGAAGCCATTCCTCGGCGGTTCCGATGCGACCAATGTGGTTGTGGGTAAGATCAAGCTAGGCAAAGAGACACTGGCCACCCTGCAGGGCCATTGGGATAAAGAGATTCGACTGAAAGACGTGAAAACGGGCGAGGAATCGCTGCTATTCAAAGCGGATGCTGAAATGCGATCCAAGCGTCTCATCCGGCATCTGGTGCCAGTCGACTTGCAATTGCCTACCGAGTCACAGCGCTTGTGGAGTCGTGTTTCCGATGCCATTGCCCGCGAAGATCAGGTGGCGGCCACAGAGGAGAAAACCGTTTTGGAGGAACGTCAGCGTGCCGCGGCCAAGGAACGGGCTGCTAACGACATTAGCTACGATCCAACATTCTTCGAATTGGACAGCTATGGCCAATGGGTTTACAAGTACGCCGATCTGCGTCCTTGGGATACTCGCAACGATGTGCGCCAATATGAATGTGATTACAAAGTTATCACTTTGACACGCCACAAATCCGTGCCCATTGTCCATGGGGCCGAGATACAACATCCGCTGCGCGCCTCCCTCGAAACGGTGGCTCGCCCACACAGACAATCATCGATAACGGGTGGAAGCAAATCCGCCGTTGCAGCCAAAGCTAAAAATAAGAGTCTAGTTTTAGCACCGCGCGACACCAATTCCGATTCCAGCCAATCGCCCCAGGGAGCTGTCAAGCGTGGTTCCTCCATCAAACA GCTCACGTTGGCTGTTGATCAACTCAATCGTGTTCTGGATGTCCATACGAGGAAACTAAATGAAATTAGCCAGCGATTGGAACGTATGCAATATGCTCCCACACCAAACACAATGAGTGGTCATTTGCTCGGCGGTGGCGTTGCCCAATCCACGGTATACAAGTCCATAATCTATGCCTTGATCGGCCTGACCGTCAGTCTACTCCTTCGTTGGCTGTTCAAGTAA
- the LOC6649513 gene encoding oxysterol-binding protein-related protein 8 isoform X3 — MQSQGALPIPMPGAVGGGGGGAAGGSGSGSHTPISATPNPVSAVSGTPTTSSTPIRIGSAKHSAPGGGGDAAVQAVTGGISGSGPTSHSVPGTPQQSSSVPTGSHLQLQAMPSAISMGASNQSLGVSVGAGSSISGISITPPNSAGLRQTATVFDFKFKRRPSLKVLLTKLPSTDSLSNSPAPSSPGIANWASDNRDGNLADKSAADAAKLNRKESYKAQRKNYRREKKRVASELMNSLQDPAVIVLADWLKVRGTLKSWTKLWCVLKPGLLLIYKSQKTKSSHWVGTVMLTSCQVIERPSKKDGFCFKLFHPLEQSIWAPRGPDKETLGAVVQPLPTAYLIFRAPSQAAGKCWMDALELSLRCSALLLRSNSGTGAAPSNTFVGEPLPVSHETQWSEADYEKHFNDQDLDADSQNEAPNATMSGLESDTDTDGAEPDGDVQQDENVNATPCQETTYVPFTEEEFGEQGEQVEELADENKSLIWCIVKQVRPGMDLSKVVLPTFILEPRSFLDKLSDSYYHADILSKAVQEDDAFTRMKLIVQWYLSSFYKKPKGLKKPYNPILGETFRCYWQHPSGSRTFYIAEQVSHHPPVSAFYVTNREDGFSITCSILAKSKFYGNSTSAVLEGAATMTLLPRGECYTASTPYAHCKGILMGTLSMELGGKINIECENTGYRTELEFKLKPFLGGSDATNVVVGKIKLGKETLATLQGHWDKEIRLKDVKTGEESLLFKADAEMRSKRLIRHLVPVDLQLPTESQRLWSRVSDAIAREDQVAATEEKTVLEERQRAAAKERAANDISYDPTFFELDSYGQWVYKYADLRPWDTRNDVRQYECDYKVITLTRHKSVPIVHGAEIQHPLRASLETVARPHRQSSITGGSKSAVAAKAKNKSLVLAPRDTNSDSSQSPQGAVKRGSSIKQLTLAVDQLNRVLDVHTRKLNEISQRLERMQYAPTPNTMSGHLLGGGVAQSTVYKSIIYALIGLTVSLLLRWLFK, encoded by the exons ATGCAGTCACAGGGAGCCCTACCTATACCCATGCCTGGAGCAGTAggcggtggaggaggaggagcagcaggaggcagtggcagcggcagcCACACACCAATTAGTGCCACACCGAATCCAGTAAGTGCGGTTAGTGGAACACCGACCACCAGTAGTACACCCATTCGAATTGGCAGTGCCAAACATTCTGCTCCCGGCGGGGGAGGGGATGCTGCTGTGCAAGCGGTAACTGGAGGAATATCTGGATCTGGACCCACTTCTCATTCGGTGCCTGGAACACCCCAGCAATCGAGCAGTGTGCCCACGGGTAGCCATCTCCAATTGCAGGCAATGCCCTCGGCCATATCGATGGGTGCATCGAATCAATCGTTGGGCGTCAGTGTTGGAGCCGGAAGCAGTATTAGCGGCATCAGCATTACGCCACCGAATAGTGCTGGTCTGCGTCAAACGGCGACAG TTTTcgatttcaaattcaaaaggCGACCCTCGCTGAAAGTGCTCCTAACAAAACTGCCCTCCACAGATAGTTTGAGCAACAGTCCGGCGCCATCATCGCCAG GGATTGCCAATTGGGCCTCAGATAACCGTGATGGAAACCTGGCTGATAAG TCAGCTGCCGATGCTGCCAAACTCAATCGAAAGGAGTCCTACAAGGCACAGCGTAAAAACTATAGACGAGAAAAGAAACGTGTGGCCAGTGAGCTGATGAATTCCCTGCAGGATCCGGCTGTGATTGTTCTGGCCGATTGGCTAAAG GTACGCGGCACACTCAAGTCATGGACAAAGCTCTGGTGTGTGTTGAAGCCAGGATTGCTGTTGATCTACAAGAGTCAAAAGACCAAGAGCAGTCATTGGGTGGGCACAGTCATGTTAACCTCATGTCAGGTGATTGAGAGGCCCAGCAAAAAGGATGGCTTCTGCTTTAAACTGTTTCATCCGCTCGAACAATCCATATGGGCACCACGTGGCCCAGATAAGGAAACTTTGG GAGCCGTTGTGCAACCGCTGCCAACAGCTTACTTAATATTCCGAGCGCCCAGTCAGGCAGCTGGGAAATGTTGGATGGATGCCCTAGAATTGTCATTGCGCTGTTCGGCCTTGTTGTTGCGTTCAAATAGTGGGACTGGAGCAGCACCGTCTAATACATTTGTGGGCGAACCATTGCCCGTCTCGCATGAGACACAATGGTCGGAGGCGGACTATGAGAAACACTTCAATGATCAGG aTCTGGACGCGGACAGTCAGAATGAGGCGCCAAATGCCACCATGTCGGGATTGGAGTCAGATACCGATACGGATGGAGCGGAGCCCGATGGAGATGTGCAGCAGGATGAGAATGTGAATGCGACGCCTTGTCAAGAGACTACCTATGTGCCCTTTACCGAAGAGGAGTTTGGCGAG CAAGGAGAGCAGGTCGAGGAGCTGGCGGATGAGAATAAGAGCCTTATCTGGTGCATTGTCAAACAGGTGCGTCCTGGGATGGATTTAAGCAAAGTTGTGTTGCCCACATTTATCTTGGAACCGCGCTCGTTTCTGGACAAGCTTTCTGACTCTTATTACCATGCGGACATACTCTCAAA GGCAGTGCAAGAAGATGATGCCTTCACCAGAATGAAACTAATTGTGCAATGGTATCTCTCGAGCTTCTATAAGAAGCCCAAGGGACTGAAGAAACCATATAATCCCATATTGGGTGAAACGTTTCGCTGCTATTGGCAGCATCCTAGTGGCAGTCGGACCTTTTACATTGCCGAGCAAGTGTCACATCATCCACCCGTGTCGGCTTTCTATGTGACTAACCGCGAGGATGGCTTCAGCATCACCTGTTCCATTCTGGCGAAATCGAAGTTCTACGGCAATAGCACATCGGCTGTCCTTGAGGGGGCGGCCACGATGACGTTATTGCCGCGCGGCGAATGTTATACAGCATCCACGCCCTATGCCCATTGCAAGGGCATTTTAATGGGCACGCTGTCCATGGAACTGGGAGGCAAAATCAACATTGAATGCGAGAACACCGGTTACAGGACGGAGCTAGAGTTCAAGCTGAAGCCATTCCTCGGCGGTTCCGATGCGACCAATGTGGTTGTGGGTAAGATCAAGCTAGGCAAAGAGACACTGGCCACCCTGCAGGGCCATTGGGATAAAGAGATTCGACTGAAAGACGTGAAAACGGGCGAGGAATCGCTGCTATTCAAAGCGGATGCTGAAATGCGATCCAAGCGTCTCATCCGGCATCTGGTGCCAGTCGACTTGCAATTGCCTACCGAGTCACAGCGCTTGTGGAGTCGTGTTTCCGATGCCATTGCCCGCGAAGATCAGGTGGCGGCCACAGAGGAGAAAACCGTTTTGGAGGAACGTCAGCGTGCCGCGGCCAAGGAACGGGCTGCTAACGACATTAGCTACGATCCAACATTCTTCGAATTGGACAGCTATGGCCAATGGGTTTACAAGTACGCCGATCTGCGTCCTTGGGATACTCGCAACGATGTGCGCCAATATGAATGTGATTACAAAGTTATCACTTTGACACGCCACAAATCCGTGCCCATTGTCCATGGGGCCGAGATACAACATCCGCTGCGCGCCTCCCTCGAAACGGTGGCTCGCCCACACAGACAATCATCGATAACGGGTGGAAGCAAATCCGCCGTTGCAGCCAAAGCTAAAAATAAGAGTCTAGTTTTAGCACCGCGCGACACCAATTCCGATTCCAGCCAATCGCCCCAGGGAGCTGTCAAGCGTGGTTCCTCCATCAAACA GCTCACGTTGGCTGTTGATCAACTCAATCGTGTTCTGGATGTCCATACGAGGAAACTAAATGAAATTAGCCAGCGATTGGAACGTATGCAATATGCTCCCACACCAAACACAATGAGTGGTCATTTGCTCGGCGGTGGCGTTGCCCAATCCACGGTATACAAGTCCATAATCTATGCCTTGATCGGCCTGACCGTCAGTCTACTCCTTCGTTGGCTGTTCAAGTAA